The proteins below come from a single Benincasa hispida cultivar B227 chromosome 4, ASM972705v1, whole genome shotgun sequence genomic window:
- the LOC120075068 gene encoding uncharacterized CRM domain-containing protein At3g25440, chloroplastic: MIVPLGFNNIFKYRTSIAPLSHRPNKIFEFLLCSSENCCILKNTRAFNHGSQKSPFRNRGFDPKAPLSFFRNMGSVRKNVMFLEKWNPSCNGINGFTSVVEYRWIHTDKSSEPLEKSERKSAIASTDGSRNEEEKKKTRKKLKGKRAVVRWLKFFRWKKKKEYERMTSEEKILFKMNKARRKEKRLVEALEKIEPADSSDTTHDPEILTPEEHFYFLKMGIKGKNYVPVGRRGIYQGVILNMHLHWKKHQTVKVVVKTFSPEEVKEIAAELARLTGGMVLDIHEENTIIMYRGKNYSQPPTEIMSPRVSLSRKKALDKSKYRDGLRAVRKYIPKLEQELRLLQSQAKLNSKSNGDSIEHVQETVNDTDKSNAISSLNLENLDKSKEAVRVSKHWSDDSSPLDTGMSSDSEDLSDMFETDSDSEADEKMEQPLYLKEFEKFAAETEGETEDLHDQLRQISMDSKQAKILEKDVNSAEFDEVDRLFLRSASLLKKRRR, from the exons ATGATTGTGCCTTTAGGGTTTAATAACATTTTCAAATATCGAACATCAATCGCTCCTCTTTCCCATCGTCCCAACAAAATCTTTGAGTTTTTGTTGTGTAGTTCAGAAAATTGCTGCATTCTGAAGAACACAAGAGCTTTCAACCATGGATCACAGAAGTCACCATTTAGAAACCGTGGTTTCGATCCCAAAGCTCCTCTTTCATTCTTCCGAAATATGGGTTCTGTGCGAAAGAATGTCATGTTCCTCGAGAAATGGAATCCATCCTGTAATGGCATCAATGGGTTTACTTCTGTTGTGGAGTATCGTTGGATTCATACGGATAAATCGTCCGAGCCTTTAGAGAAAAGTGAGAGGAAATCTGCTATTGCTTCTACAGATGGAAGTAGAAAtgaggaggagaagaagaagacgaggAAAAAGCTGAAGGGTAAAAGAGCTGTCGTAAGGTGGCTTAAGTTTTTcaggtggaagaagaagaaagagtaTGAGAGAATGACGTCGGAAGAGAAAATTCTCTTCAAAATGAATAAG GCACGTAGAAAAGAGAAAAGGCTTGTTGAAGCTCTGGAAAAAATTGAGCCTGCCGATTCATCAGATACAACCCATGATCCAGAGATATTGACACCAGAGGAACACTTCTACTTTCTGAAGATGGGTATCAAGGGAAAGAATTACGTGCCGGTTGGAAGACGTGGTATATATCAAGGTGTAATTCTGAATATGCATCTTCACTGGAAGAAGCATCAAACTGTGAAGGTGGTGGTAAAGACGTTTTCACCGGAAGAGGTCAAAGAGATTGCTGCCGAGCTAGCAAGATTGACCGGAGGGATGGTGCTGGACATTCACGAAGAGAATACCATAATTATGTATAGGGGGAAGAACTACTCACAGCCACCCACAGAGATAATGTCGCCGAGGGTGTCTCTCTCTCGGAAGAAG GCTTTGGATAAATCTAAATATAGGGACGGCCTTCGAGCAGTGAGAAAGTACATTCCCAAACTTGAACAAGAGCTTAGGTTGTTACAATCTCAGGCTAAACTGAACTCCAAGAGCAATGGTGATTCTATTGAACATGTGCAAGAAACCGTCAATGACACAGATAAATCCAATGCCATTTCAAGCCTCAACTTGGAGAATTTGGACAAGTCGAAGGAAGCCGTAAGAGTTAGCAAACACTGGTCTGATGATTCTTCTCCTCTGGATACAGGAATGAGTTCAGACTCAGAGGATTTGTCGGATATGTTTGAGACAGATTCCGATTCAGAAGCTGATGAGAAGATGGAACAGCCTCTATATTTGAAAGAGTTTGAAAAGTTTGCAGCAGAAACTGAAGGCGAAACTGAAGACCTTCATGATCAACTTAGACAGATATCCATGGACTCTAAGCAAGCGAAAATATTGGAGAAAGATGTAAATTCAGCCGAATTTGACGAGGTCGATCGATTGTTCTTGCGTTCAGCATCACTgctaaagaaaagaagaagatag
- the LOC120076739 gene encoding putative RING-H2 finger protein ATL69 produces the protein MSSAHPPSSSSTTAPTGVGLGYGIAIAVSILVFISTVMLVSYACIRVKSARPRPRPRPSASLPSPAADNVVVLMVGLDGSIIESYPKLVLGESRRLPAPNHGPCSICLSDYKPYDSLRCIPDCCHCFHSDCVDEWLRMNATCPLCRNSPAPTPVATPLSEFVPLASSAR, from the coding sequence ATGTCCTCCGCCCATCCCCCTTCCTCCTCCTCCACCACTGCCCCCACCGGCGTCGGCCTCGGCTACGGCATTGCCATCGCCGTCAGCATCCTCGTCTTCATCTCCACCGTCATGCTCGTCTCCTACGCTTGCATTCGCGTCAAATCTGCCCGCCCTCGCCCTCGCCCTAGACCCTCCGCTTCTCTCCCTTCTCCCGCCGCTGACAATGTGGTGGTTCTCATGGTCGGATTAGATGGCTCCATCATCGAATCGTACCCTAAGTTAGTCCTCGGAGAGAGTCGCCGTCTTCCCGCCCCTAATCATGGCCCTTGCTCCATTTGTCTCTCTGATTACAAGCCCTACGATTCTCTCCGCTGCATTCCCGATTGTTGCCATTGTTTTCACTCCGATTGCGTCGATGAATGGCTTCGAATGAACGCTACCTGTCCTTTATGTCGAAATTCCCCTGCTCCAACCCCTGTTGCTACTCCTCTCTCTGAGTTTGTGCCTCTGGCTTCCAGTGCCAggtga